DNA from Amorphoplanes friuliensis DSM 7358:
GTTGCGACCCGCTCGGGCCGGGCCTGGTCGGTGTCCGGCTCGGTCAGGCGCCGGCCGCCGTCTTGGCCGTGCTGATGATCAGCGGCGAGTACAGCTCGGGCCTGATCCGCACGACCCTGACGGCGGTGCCGCGCCGGCCGGTCGTTCTCGCGGCCAAGGCGGTCGTCCTCGCCGGGGTTGTCGCCGTCGCCGCGACCATCGCGGTCCTCGGATCCCTGGCGGCGGCGGGGACCACCGCCCGCCCGGGCGACGGGACGACACTGCGGGTGACCGGCGGGTCGATCCTCTACCTGGTCCTGATCGCGCTGCTCGGCCTGGGTGTCGCCGCCGTCGTGCGGGACTCCGCGACCAGCGTCGGGGTGATCCTCGGGCTGGTGTACCTCTTCCCGGTCATCGCCCAGGTGATCGGCGATCCGCACTGGCAGCGTGTGCTGCAGCGGATCGCACCGATGAGCGCCGGGCTCACCGTTCAGGCCACCGGTGACCTCGGCGGCCTGCCGCTGAGTCCCTGGGCCGGTCTTGCCGTCACGGCCGGGTGGGCCGCTGCCGCGCTGGTGGCAGGGGGTCTGGTCCTCCACTTCCGTGACGCCTGAGTGGCAGAGGGTAGGTTTCCCGGTCATGACTACCGAGCAGCCGCGCAACCTGGTGCACCGGATCGGCATCGACCCCGATCCGGCCTGGGACGGATCCGACGAGGACAACGGCGTGCTGGTCGTGGAGCTCTCCTGGCCGCCGGATCCGCTGGCCGGGCGCCCACCGCAGCTCGTCGCCACTCCCGAGCTGGTGGCGCTCATGGCGGAGGCCGGGTTCACCGGGTACCGCACCGGCGAGGTCCGCGCGACGTACGACGAGGATGCCTTTGACGTCGAGGACGGTGCGGCACCGCCGCCGCTGGTGAGCTTCATGGTCGGTGACGACACGGGGGCTGACTTCGCCTACTGGCCGGGTGAGGGTCTGACGGTCACCGAGCGGGCGCTCATCCTGCTGCAGGCCCACTGCCAGAACCTCCGGGTGAGCCCCCGGCCGTAGCGGCCGATCTTCACCCGGAAGGTTCACCCACCCCGATCGGGGGAGCGAGATCAGGGGCCTTCGTTGGAATGATGGCCCGCATGCCGGCTCACGCGACACTGGATTCGGTTCGTATCGTCCAGCACGGCGCGGAGCTGCACGTGCACGGCTGGGCCGC
Protein-coding regions in this window:
- a CDS encoding ABC transporter permease subunit, producing MRAALRAEWTKLWTVAGPCGLLLGLIVATIGLSAAAGAVVTCASAGCDPLGPGLVGVRLGQAPAAVLAVLMISGEYSSGLIRTTLTAVPRRPVVLAAKAVVLAGVVAVAATIAVLGSLAAAGTTARPGDGTTLRVTGGSILYLVLIALLGLGVAAVVRDSATSVGVILGLVYLFPVIAQVIGDPHWQRVLQRIAPMSAGLTVQATGDLGGLPLSPWAGLAVTAGWAAAALVAGGLVLHFRDA